In Musa acuminata AAA Group cultivar baxijiao chromosome BXJ2-8, Cavendish_Baxijiao_AAA, whole genome shotgun sequence, one genomic interval encodes:
- the LOC135619787 gene encoding pectinesterase-like isoform X1 — MLSSRVLLVFLLLPLAAATAPPASVSPAAACRSSFYPKLCIALLSPLRFPSNQYEYGRYSVKQALKQARRTATILDRYLSGSSGGARAHRAVGGGGALEDCRELAGLNAEYLAAVQAELGRGARMLDAAGVGRVRALMSAVVTNQQTCYDGLEASREFPELQGALADQTQLYGVSLGLVTTALGRRAVPGVGTNAGSDSRTGTTGDQSSPPKGFPAIGRILVEGDREIVPVNASQSVTVAKDGSGNFTTVGDAVLSAPNDTSADGGYFVIYISEGVYHENVIVPINKKNLILIGSGINRTIITSNHNVADRWTTFNSATFAVNAERFIAVGITFENSAGPGKYQAVAVRNSGDLSIFYRCSFLGYQDTLYVHILRQFYRDCDIYGTVDFIFGNAASVFQDCNIYARRPLRGQSNVVTAQGRTMPDQATGISIHNCTVSAAPDLAADPRFARTFLGRPWKEYSRTVYMQSFIDGVVDPAGWLEWNGSFALSTLYYGEYANYGPGANTSCRVKWPGYSLMNSMDALNFTVYNFTAAVPWLSSTSVPHSGGLL; from the exons ATGTTGTCGAGCAGAGTTCTTCTTGTCTTCTTGCTTCTTCCTTTAGCTGCCGCGACCGCACCGCCCGCCTCCGTCTCCCCCGCGGCGGCGTGCAGGTCCTCCTTCTATCCCAAGCTGTGTATCGCGCTCCTGTCGCCGTTGCGGTTCCCGTCGAACCAGTACGAGTACGGCAGGTACTCAGTCAAGCAGGCGCTGAAGCAGGCCCGCCGGACTGCTACCATTCTCGACCGCTACCTCTCCGGATCCAGCGGTGGCGCCAGGGCCCACCGCGCCGTCGGGGGCGGCGGGGCCCTCGAGGACTGCCGCGAGCTGGCGGGCCTCAACGCCGAGTACTTGGCGGCGGTGCAGGCGGAGCTAGGGCGGGGGGCGAGGATGCTGGACGCGGCCGGGGTGGGGCGGGTTCGGGCGCTGATGAGCGCCGTGGTCACGAACCAGCAGACGTGCTACGACGGGCTGGAGGCGTCCCGGGAATTCCCCGAGCTGCAGGGCGCCCTCGCGGACCAGACCCAGCTGTACGGCGTGTCGCTCGGCCTGGTCACCACTGCGTTGGGGCGCAGGGCCGTCCCCGGGGTCGGGACGAACGCCGGGTCGGACTCCAGGACAG GCACTACCGGTGATCAAAGTTCGCCGCCGAAAGGTTTTCCGGCGATAGGGAGGATCCTTGTTGAAGGGGACCGCGAAATCGTGCCGGTGAACGCATCACAGTCGGTGACGGTGGCCAAAGATGGGAGCGGGAACTTCACAACGGTCGGAGACGCCGTCTTGTCCGCCCCAAACGACACCTCCGCCGACGGTGGCTACTTCGTTATCTACATAAGCGAAGGCGTTTACCACGAGAACGTGATCGTTCCCATCAACAAGAAGAACCTGATCTTGATCGGATCGGGGATCAACCGCACCATAATCACGTCGAACCACAACGTGGCTGATAGATGGACGACCTTCAATTCTGCCACATTCG CAGTGAACGCGGAGCGCTTCATAGCTGTCGGCATCACCTTCGAGAACTCGGCGGGGCCGGGGAAGTACCAGGCGGTGGCGGTGCGGAACAGCGGGGACCTCTCCATCTTTTACCGCTGCAGCTTCCTGGGCTACCAGGACACGCTCTACGTGCACATCCTCCGCCAGTTCTACCGTGACTGCGACATCTACGGCACCGTCGACTTCATCTTCGGCAACGCCGCCTCGGTGTTCCAGGACTGCAACATCTACGCGCGCAGGCCGCTGCGGGGCCAGTCCAACGTGGTGACGGCGCAGGGCCGGACCATGCCGGACCAGGCAACCGGCATCTCCATCCATAACTGCACCGTCAGCGCCGCGCCCGACCTCGCGGCCGATCCGAGGTTCGCCAGGACCTTCCTCGGCCGTCCGTGGAAGGAGTACTCACGGACGGTGTACATGCAGTCGTTCATCGACGGCGTGGTGGATCCGGCGGGGTGGCTGGAGTGGAACGGCAGCTTTGCGCTCAGCACGTTGTACTACGGCGAGTACGCGAACTACGGTCCCGGGGCCAATACAAGCTGCCGGGTCAAATGGCCTGGCTACAGCTTGATGAACTCCATGGACGCTCTCAACTTTACCGTGTATAACTTCACTGCAGCAGTCCCCTGGTTGTCTTCGACCTCTGTACCTCATTCCGGCGGGCTGCTCTAA
- the LOC135619787 gene encoding pectinesterase-like isoform X2, producing MLSSRVLLVFLLLPLAAATAPPASVSPAAACRSSFYPKLCIALLSPLRFPSNQYEYGRYSVKQALKQARRTATILDRYLSGSSGGARAHRAVGGGGALEDCRELAGLNAEYLAAVQAELGRGARMLDAAGVGRVRALMSAVVTNQQTCYDGLEASREFPELQGALADQTQLYGVSLGLVTTALGRRAVPGVGTNAGSDSRTGTTGDQSSPPKGFPAIGRILVEGDREIVPVNASQSVTVAKDGSGNFTTVGDAVLSAPNDTSADGGYFVIYISEGVYHENVIVPINKKNLILIGSGINRTIITSNHNVADRWTTFNSATFVNAERFIAVGITFENSAGPGKYQAVAVRNSGDLSIFYRCSFLGYQDTLYVHILRQFYRDCDIYGTVDFIFGNAASVFQDCNIYARRPLRGQSNVVTAQGRTMPDQATGISIHNCTVSAAPDLAADPRFARTFLGRPWKEYSRTVYMQSFIDGVVDPAGWLEWNGSFALSTLYYGEYANYGPGANTSCRVKWPGYSLMNSMDALNFTVYNFTAAVPWLSSTSVPHSGGLL from the exons ATGTTGTCGAGCAGAGTTCTTCTTGTCTTCTTGCTTCTTCCTTTAGCTGCCGCGACCGCACCGCCCGCCTCCGTCTCCCCCGCGGCGGCGTGCAGGTCCTCCTTCTATCCCAAGCTGTGTATCGCGCTCCTGTCGCCGTTGCGGTTCCCGTCGAACCAGTACGAGTACGGCAGGTACTCAGTCAAGCAGGCGCTGAAGCAGGCCCGCCGGACTGCTACCATTCTCGACCGCTACCTCTCCGGATCCAGCGGTGGCGCCAGGGCCCACCGCGCCGTCGGGGGCGGCGGGGCCCTCGAGGACTGCCGCGAGCTGGCGGGCCTCAACGCCGAGTACTTGGCGGCGGTGCAGGCGGAGCTAGGGCGGGGGGCGAGGATGCTGGACGCGGCCGGGGTGGGGCGGGTTCGGGCGCTGATGAGCGCCGTGGTCACGAACCAGCAGACGTGCTACGACGGGCTGGAGGCGTCCCGGGAATTCCCCGAGCTGCAGGGCGCCCTCGCGGACCAGACCCAGCTGTACGGCGTGTCGCTCGGCCTGGTCACCACTGCGTTGGGGCGCAGGGCCGTCCCCGGGGTCGGGACGAACGCCGGGTCGGACTCCAGGACAG GCACTACCGGTGATCAAAGTTCGCCGCCGAAAGGTTTTCCGGCGATAGGGAGGATCCTTGTTGAAGGGGACCGCGAAATCGTGCCGGTGAACGCATCACAGTCGGTGACGGTGGCCAAAGATGGGAGCGGGAACTTCACAACGGTCGGAGACGCCGTCTTGTCCGCCCCAAACGACACCTCCGCCGACGGTGGCTACTTCGTTATCTACATAAGCGAAGGCGTTTACCACGAGAACGTGATCGTTCCCATCAACAAGAAGAACCTGATCTTGATCGGATCGGGGATCAACCGCACCATAATCACGTCGAACCACAACGTGGCTGATAGATGGACGACCTTCAATTCTGCCACATTCG TGAACGCGGAGCGCTTCATAGCTGTCGGCATCACCTTCGAGAACTCGGCGGGGCCGGGGAAGTACCAGGCGGTGGCGGTGCGGAACAGCGGGGACCTCTCCATCTTTTACCGCTGCAGCTTCCTGGGCTACCAGGACACGCTCTACGTGCACATCCTCCGCCAGTTCTACCGTGACTGCGACATCTACGGCACCGTCGACTTCATCTTCGGCAACGCCGCCTCGGTGTTCCAGGACTGCAACATCTACGCGCGCAGGCCGCTGCGGGGCCAGTCCAACGTGGTGACGGCGCAGGGCCGGACCATGCCGGACCAGGCAACCGGCATCTCCATCCATAACTGCACCGTCAGCGCCGCGCCCGACCTCGCGGCCGATCCGAGGTTCGCCAGGACCTTCCTCGGCCGTCCGTGGAAGGAGTACTCACGGACGGTGTACATGCAGTCGTTCATCGACGGCGTGGTGGATCCGGCGGGGTGGCTGGAGTGGAACGGCAGCTTTGCGCTCAGCACGTTGTACTACGGCGAGTACGCGAACTACGGTCCCGGGGCCAATACAAGCTGCCGGGTCAAATGGCCTGGCTACAGCTTGATGAACTCCATGGACGCTCTCAACTTTACCGTGTATAACTTCACTGCAGCAGTCCCCTGGTTGTCTTCGACCTCTGTACCTCATTCCGGCGGGCTGCTCTAA
- the LOC108953528 gene encoding probable pectinesterase/pectinesterase inhibitor 58 yields MSSLRGSSPMSGRRREEKRQTQTKRLMMAGATTSVMLILEVVGVAAVQCKSNQSAESSLSGSGSASTAQFRTTSAIQAICTQTNYKSTCESTLKKYVNESSAPKDLVRAAVLAVVDGVGEAFNISDSIQSDDLKEKGADRGLQGNSPICTLPHKVHELKNWLGGTMADQQTCIDGFPEGELKSKMQAAMDSAMDITSNALAISGKISSFLNLIQATGFSRRLLEAEPAEPGRYVDSNPSWVSHGDRKLLQTPATLQFTPNVTVAKDGSGNFTALSEAVVQVLRKFDESPSCTSTAIVTFTATAPSAAPSTSSSASPPLSSGFLTVRRPQAHHGTVVFAQSRVRVEESTGFISQNCSFVAVPALTDATPKVRCILGRPWNAFSTTIIMESNISGFIDPEGYIPMNGDIDLNTSSYFEFNNKGLDADTSKGVKWPGVKTISWEQAKAYTVEEFFHGREWIPS; encoded by the exons ATGTCTTCATTACGGGGATCTTCTCCCATGTCGGGGCGTCGGAGGGAAGAAAAGCGGCAGACGCAAACGAAGCGTCTTATGATGGCCGGCGCAACCACCTCCGTCATGCTGATCCTTGAAGTGGTCGGTGTCGCCGCGGTTCAGtgcaaatccaaccaatcggccgAGTCGAGTCTTTCCGGCAGCGGCTCAGCCTCCACGGCGCAGTTCCGCACCACCTCGGCCATTCAGGCGATATGTACACAGACCAACTATAAGAGCACCTGCGAGTCGACCCTGAAGAAGTACGTCAACGAGAGCTCGGCGCCCAAGGACCTCGTCAGGGCTGCCGTCTTAGCCGTCGTCGACGGGGTCGGCGAGGCCTTCAATATCTCTGACTCGATCCAGTCCGACGATCTGAAGGAGAAGGGCGCCGATCGCGGACTGCAAGGAAATTCACCAATATGCACT CTCCCCCACAAAGTCCACGAGCTGAAGAACTGGCTGGGCGGCACGATGGCCGACCAGCAGACGTGCATCGACGGCTTCCCTGAAGGGGAGCTGAAGTCTAAGATGCAGGCAGCGATGGACTCCGCCATGGACATCACCAGCAATGCTCTGGCTATATCCGGGAAGATATCCTCCTTCCTCAATCTCATTCAAGCCACCGGCTTCAGCCGTCGTCTTCTCGAAGCAGAGCCCGCGGAGCCCGGCCGGTACGTGGACAGTAATCCTTCATGGGTGTCCCACGGCGACCGGAAGCTCCTCCAGACTCCAGCCACGCTTCAATTCACGCCCAATGTTACAGTCGCCAAGGATGGAAGTGGAAACTTCACCGCCTTATCAGAGGCAGTCGTTCAAGTACTGAGGAAATTTGACGAAAG CCCAAGCTGTACGTCTACCGCCATCGTCACTTTTACGGCAACTGCCCCATCAGCGGCACCATCGACTTCATCTTCAGCGTCGCCGCCGCTGTCTTCCGGCTTCCTGACCGTGCGCCGTCCACAAGCTCACCATGGGACCGTCGTCTTCGCCCAGAGCCGCGTCAGAGTAGAAGAGTCCACCGGCTTCATCAGCCAGAACTGTAGCTTCGTCGCCGTCCCGGCCCTCACCGACGCCACCCCCAAGGTCCGCTGCATCCTTGGCCGCCCGTGGAATGCCTTCTCCACCACCATCATCATGGAGTCCAACATCAGCGGGTTCATCGACCCCGAAGGATACATACCCATGAACGGCGACATTGACCTCAACACCTCGTCCTACTTCGAGTTCAACAACAAGGGCCTCGATGCCGACACCTCGAAGGGCGTGAAGTGGCCGGGTGTGAAGACGATCAGCTGGGAGCAGGCCAAGGCTTACACCGTCGAAGAATTCTTTCATGGACGGGAATGGATCCCGAGTTGA